The following proteins are encoded in a genomic region of Dialister hominis:
- a CDS encoding helix-turn-helix domain-containing protein, which yields MKDEVQRTMTADEMPEKWVNLEDIADYLSVSNDTIRNWIKDGKLPYYKAGKRYKFKISEVDEWLRKGKITE from the coding sequence ATGAAAGACGAAGTTCAGAGAACAATGACGGCAGACGAAATGCCTGAAAAATGGGTGAACCTCGAAGATATAGCGGACTATCTGAGCGTCAGCAACGACACGATAAGAAACTGGATTAAAGACGGGAAGCTTCCTTATTACAAGGCGGGCAAGCGTTACAAATTCAAGATTTCGGAAGTGGACGAGTGGCTTCGCAAAGGAAAAATCACCGAATGA